In Anaerolineales bacterium, the DNA window GGTGGCATAGAAATCAGGGCTGTCGTCTGGTCTACACCAAATGCTGCGCGCGTTGAAGGCGACGTGAGCGCTGGAACGAATTTCTGTCGGGAGAGTCATGCGAAAGTAAAACAAGCGATCGGTTTCGATCGGTTCTTCGCTGAGCAGCATCAAGCCCTCTGTAGTTAAATCGACGAGGTGACCCACAATGCGTCCCGTGCCGCGCTCGAAAACGCGTAAATAGTAGATCAGGTGCCGGCGTGTTAACTTCCGTCGTTCCGCCAACCCACTTCTCCTAAAATCACGCCCGGTCGGAAAAGCCAATTTCCCCCGTGAAAGATCTGCCGATTCTCATTAATGTATATCATGTTTTTGGCGCATCATCCAACGTAACTTTCTTCTGCCTCGTCGATCAGGGCAATGACTTCCATGCCCGTCGAGGAGGCGATCTCCTTCGCCATAGATCGCAGCGCGTCCCGTTTGAACAATCCGCTGCGCTCTTTTGGATTTCCCAGAATGGCGACGGTGATGTCTTCTTCCCGGGCAATCGATTGGATCTGCTCCAACAAGCTTCCTGCGCGAACGACGACGCGAGAATGCACACCCGCCTGCTCTGCTTGTTTGGCGGCGGTCTGATTCAGGAACTGCCGCATATGTCGGATTTGCGCTTCGACGTTGATCACCAGCGGGGTTGCTTCACGAGGCAAGGCGTTCTTGTCGAACACGTAGAGAAATATAATTCCCACGTTCATGTCCTTTGCAATCTGGATCGCCCGCGTGTGCGTCGGCTGGCTCGCCCGTCCGCCGCGCGTCGCGCACAAGATTTTGCAGCTGACATCGGCAGCCCTTGACTTCTTTCCACCTCCAAGCAGCATCGGCATCCCCCAGCGGTATATTCCATAGATGATCGCGATCAGTGCGGTGGGCGCGACGACGGCCGACAACCAGGACGCCAGATCACCACCGGCCGCATCCGCAGCGAGGTAGCTGATAAAACCGAGATAGGTCACCACA includes these proteins:
- a CDS encoding PilZ domain-containing protein, with protein sequence MAERRKLTRRHLIYYLRVFERGTGRIVGHLVDLTTEGLMLLSEEPIETDRLFYFRMTLPTEIRSSAHVAFNARSIWCRPDDSPDFYATGFSFEEVTSEDIRVIENLIESYGLRE